From Saprospiraceae bacterium, one genomic window encodes:
- a CDS encoding T9SS type A sorting domain-containing protein, whose protein sequence is MKKNYLNKNRIKMRNLFYSEPVFKNLPGRFRSIATIGFILITSLFGISNLSAQCLTINKTLVGVAAASSGVAGNIDATFDIEVINTGCAFAGNINVWDNASDPSMLGAAFVRVVGAPVTVYLDNPVPNKDGIINLSYDGILPNDNLTSGIGFLFLGERVVYRLVFEVNPRAIAAPAVLGNFAIAAAGIPVGDPASVSNTAEIPNCWSNCQMACNNNIQVSVNSSCEADILAAMVLEGEDPVCADLGFYQVTITYNNQKVNLPLGIGYIGKRLTVTARNIVCGNSCWGNLLLEDKTPPALECRPRDTFRCNTNLNPIVFGFPVDSPFIINTGVYPFIVTGIDACGSVSLTYSDSVVNHACSNPILSATIYRRWCATDAGGYKSCCTDTIDLQRGTIGDITLPPHFDGQPGNYPALQCNGNWKKFPNGNPDTSEIAFDSLGLLIGGTGRPSGIFCGNIQFEFSDDTIRVCEGSFKLLRRWLIIDWCNPNNRVNYIQLIKVVDETPPLVTNCPDIIEVSTNAHSCTASYILPAPQNLVVGVPPAPNVPLVLETCSGWTYDVSYLPAADPNSCVPDPNAFRTKANIVRLPDGRFRVDNLQPGCNWIFYNICDDCGNCTECSFDIRVVDRTPPVAVCQQKTVVGLTANGRATVAAHVFNQGSNDNCEMGYFKVRRMVPGPCGVFGTSPADSILFCCEDIARSPITIILTVYDKANNSSECMAQVEIQDKLPPRVTCPKDTTVYCETDLSNLSVFGSSTILDNCSVQPSQRVENLLNNCNYGTIRRWFIGTDAGGRKDSCFQTITVLDTAVFTYDDIIFPKDTVLDGCRGNVSPDITGKPVFKNRDKCNQIIANYKDLDFNFVEGICHKILRTWTVIDWCQYDAHDPDSTNGIWSWVQVIKISESRPPDFTSSCANRELCILNGCSVTGSFSATATDNCTDQQDLRWAYRLDRNNDNSVDLTGSGRNFSANLEEGIHRVTFIATDLCGNSATCSYLVTARDCKAPTPYCAPGVVTVIMPSTGNVTIWASDFDAGSFDNCTENSKLKFSFSADTNNISLTIQCSDLDSLRELRREVTIYVTDEAGNQDVCRTTLIIQDNQGVCPSNLGSEVFGLVTVTNQTLAQNVTLQITKESNGQQKETVTNEQGKYAFYDLPLNDSYLLTPSYDDNDHIQGVTTRDIVAIQKHILAVESLNSPYKMIAADVNKSASITARDITEIRKLILGYQEKFQDSESWVFVDAEYAFDASGPYNYPDHVKLSNLQKIKYENNFIAIKIGDVTGEAVTGNAVRTSTRSNKVFGLEMESVTARSGDLIRVPVYANSDVSSFEGFQLDIKSEGQKFQFESVEPASFEINPQHYLIRDNSCRISWNEQKALDLKSGDILFYLLIRANSDMKEEFLNVTLSNTFQSEAYSAYEDFNLSLLFRSNDGNLVKGQYELYQNVPNPFNGVTTIYYKVPKSEQVKISLFDMSGKLIMTNSYKATTGLNSAEIRVDAEYAGIIYYQLETNDFVATRKMVVIK, encoded by the coding sequence ATGAAAAAGAATTATCTCAATAAAAATCGAATTAAAATGAGGAATTTATTTTACTCAGAACCTGTATTCAAAAATCTCCCGGGAAGATTCCGGTCGATTGCAACCATTGGTTTTATTCTAATTACTTCGTTATTTGGAATTTCCAATCTTTCCGCCCAATGTCTCACCATCAACAAAACATTGGTAGGAGTGGCTGCGGCAAGTAGTGGAGTTGCTGGAAACATTGACGCTACTTTTGACATAGAAGTGATAAACACTGGATGTGCCTTTGCCGGTAACATCAATGTTTGGGACAATGCTTCAGACCCTTCCATGTTGGGTGCTGCATTTGTCAGAGTAGTGGGAGCTCCGGTCACAGTTTATTTGGACAATCCGGTTCCCAACAAAGATGGTATCATCAATTTATCTTATGATGGGATTTTACCCAATGACAATCTGACTTCAGGAATTGGCTTTCTATTTCTTGGAGAAAGAGTGGTCTATCGCCTGGTGTTTGAAGTCAACCCAAGAGCGATAGCTGCGCCAGCGGTTCTAGGAAATTTTGCAATCGCGGCAGCTGGAATACCGGTTGGTGATCCTGCCAGCGTATCCAATACCGCGGAAATTCCAAATTGCTGGAGCAATTGTCAAATGGCCTGTAACAACAACATTCAGGTATCTGTCAACAGTTCCTGCGAGGCCGATATATTGGCTGCAATGGTTTTGGAAGGTGAAGATCCTGTTTGTGCAGATCTTGGATTTTACCAGGTGACCATCACTTACAATAACCAGAAGGTCAACTTACCATTAGGTATTGGATACATCGGTAAAAGACTGACCGTTACAGCCAGGAACATTGTTTGTGGTAACTCCTGCTGGGGAAATTTACTATTGGAAGACAAAACACCTCCGGCTTTGGAATGCAGACCACGGGATACATTTCGTTGCAATACCAATTTGAATCCTATTGTGTTTGGTTTTCCGGTCGATTCTCCTTTTATCATTAATACTGGAGTTTATCCATTTATTGTGACAGGTATTGATGCCTGCGGAAGCGTTTCATTGACTTATAGTGACAGTGTTGTTAATCACGCCTGTTCAAATCCTATATTAAGTGCAACCATATACAGAAGATGGTGTGCAACTGATGCGGGTGGATACAAAAGTTGTTGTACCGATACCATTGACCTCCAGAGAGGAACCATTGGCGATATAACATTGCCTCCCCATTTTGATGGTCAACCAGGAAATTATCCTGCATTGCAGTGCAATGGCAATTGGAAAAAATTTCCGAACGGAAATCCGGATACCAGTGAAATCGCATTTGATAGTTTGGGACTATTGATAGGAGGTACTGGAAGACCATCTGGTATTTTTTGCGGGAATATACAATTTGAATTCAGCGATGACACCATCCGTGTGTGTGAAGGTTCTTTCAAACTTTTGAGAAGATGGCTTATCATAGACTGGTGCAATCCGAACAACCGAGTAAACTATATTCAATTGATCAAAGTAGTGGATGAAACTCCACCCCTTGTTACTAACTGCCCGGATATTATCGAAGTGAGTACCAACGCACACAGTTGTACAGCTTCCTATATCTTACCGGCTCCACAAAATCTTGTAGTTGGTGTGCCACCTGCTCCAAATGTACCACTTGTCTTGGAAACTTGTTCTGGATGGACTTACGATGTTTCTTATTTACCAGCCGCGGATCCCAATAGTTGTGTACCTGATCCAAATGCGTTCAGAACCAAAGCGAATATTGTTCGACTACCGGATGGAAGATTCCGCGTGGACAATTTGCAGCCCGGTTGCAATTGGATCTTTTACAACATTTGCGACGATTGTGGCAACTGTACCGAATGTTCGTTTGATATTCGTGTCGTTGATAGAACTCCTCCGGTTGCTGTATGTCAGCAAAAAACTGTGGTTGGACTTACCGCAAATGGCCGTGCAACAGTTGCTGCGCATGTATTTAATCAAGGTTCAAATGACAACTGTGAAATGGGTTACTTTAAAGTGCGCAGAATGGTTCCTGGTCCTTGTGGTGTATTTGGTACATCGCCTGCAGATTCTATTTTATTCTGCTGTGAAGATATTGCAAGAAGCCCGATCACCATCATTCTAACAGTTTATGACAAAGCAAACAACAGCAGCGAATGTATGGCACAGGTTGAAATTCAAGATAAACTACCTCCTAGGGTGACCTGTCCCAAAGACACCACTGTTTATTGTGAAACAGATCTATCCAATTTATCTGTGTTTGGTAGTTCTACCATTCTTGACAACTGCAGTGTACAACCATCGCAAAGAGTAGAAAATTTATTGAACAATTGCAACTACGGCACCATCAGAAGATGGTTCATTGGAACAGATGCAGGTGGTAGAAAGGACTCTTGTTTTCAGACCATTACAGTTCTTGATACAGCTGTATTTACTTATGATGACATCATCTTTCCAAAAGATACAGTATTGGATGGCTGCAGAGGCAATGTTTCTCCGGATATAACCGGCAAACCAGTCTTCAAAAATCGGGATAAATGCAATCAGATTATTGCGAACTATAAAGATTTGGATTTTAATTTTGTAGAAGGAATCTGTCATAAAATACTCCGCACCTGGACAGTAATCGATTGGTGTCAATACGATGCCCACGACCCGGATAGTACAAATGGAATTTGGAGTTGGGTGCAGGTGATCAAAATTTCTGAGAGCAGACCACCCGATTTTACAAGCTCTTGTGCTAACAGAGAACTTTGTATCCTCAACGGATGCAGCGTTACAGGAAGTTTTAGTGCTACAGCCACAGATAATTGTACAGATCAACAAGATTTACGATGGGCTTATCGCTTGGATCGCAACAATGACAACAGTGTAGACTTAACAGGATCAGGTAGAAACTTTTCTGCAAATTTGGAAGAAGGGATTCATCGTGTTACCTTTATTGCGACCGATTTGTGTGGAAACTCTGCCACTTGCTCGTACTTGGTGACCGCAAGAGATTGCAAAGCCCCAACCCCTTATTGTGCACCGGGTGTGGTCACTGTGATCATGCCATCCACTGGCAATGTGACGATTTGGGCAAGTGATTTTGATGCCGGATCATTCGATAATTGTACAGAAAATTCAAAGTTGAAGTTTTCTTTTAGTGCTGATACAAACAACATTTCTTTAACCATTCAATGTAGTGATTTGGACAGCCTTCGCGAACTGAGGAGGGAGGTGACCATTTATGTGACAGATGAAGCCGGAAACCAGGATGTATGCCGCACGACCTTGATTATTCAGGATAACCAGGGTGTTTGTCCTAGTAATTTGGGATCAGAAGTCTTCGGATTGGTCACCGTCACCAATCAAACTTTGGCACAGAATGTGACCCTTCAGATTACCAAGGAATCAAATGGACAGCAAAAAGAAACAGTTACCAATGAACAGGGTAAGTATGCTTTTTATGATTTGCCATTAAATGATTCTTACCTGCTGACACCAAGCTATGATGACAACGATCATATACAAGGTGTTACCACCAGAGATATTGTAGCGATTCAAAAACATATTTTGGCGGTTGAATCATTGAATAGTCCTTATAAAATGATTGCTGCAGATGTTAATAAATCAGCTTCAATCACTGCAAGAGATATTACAGAAATTAGAAAGTTGATATTGGGTTATCAGGAAAAATTCCAAGACTCAGAATCCTGGGTTTTTGTTGACGCTGAGTATGCGTTTGATGCTTCGGGCCCATACAACTATCCTGATCACGTTAAACTGAGCAATTTGCAAAAAATAAAGTATGAAAACAATTTTATTGCAATTAAGATTGGAGATGTTACTGGAGAAGCGGTTACCGGAAATGCAGTCCGGACTTCCACCAGATCTAATAAAGTTTTTGGATTGGAAATGGAGTCAGTTACTGCACGGTCCGGGGATCTCATCAGAGTACCGGTATATGCCAATTCAGATGTAAGTTCGTTTGAAGGCTTTCAATTGGATATCAAATCTGAAGGACAGAAATTTCAATTTGAATCTGTTGAGCCTGCAAGTTTTGAAATCAACCCTCAGCATTATCTGATCAGAGACAATTCATGCAGGATTTCATGGAATGAGCAGAAAGCCTTAGACCTCAAATCTGGAGATATATTGTTTTATTTATTGATTCGCGCAAATTCTGATATGAAAGAAGAGTTTTTGAATGTCACATTGTCAAACACTTTTCAATCTGAAGCTTACAGCGCCTACGAAGATTTCAATCTAAGCTTATTGTTTAGATCAAATGACGGAAATCTTGTCAAAGGTCAATATGAATTGTATCAAAACGTACCAAACCCATTCAATGGGGTAACAACAATTTATTACAAAGTGCCTAAGTCCGAACAAGTCAAGATCAGCCTCTTTGATATGTCAGGCAAATTGATCATGACGAATTCGTACAAAGCGACGACCGGATTGAATTCTGCAGAAATCAGAGTGGATGCTGAATATGCGGGAATCATTTACTACCAATTAGAGACAAACGACTTTGTTGCCACACGTAAAATGGTCGTAATAAAATAA
- a CDS encoding T9SS type A sorting domain-containing protein translates to MKNLLPVMLWMGPVFGVDLGAQTCATLSLPPVANVCQSSTVQSYVINNFDAANTYTFNLISGSAVINYVAPQPFVNIIWNTPGDVVFEMVELDLSIPIGPCDRDTFRINVGATNAPQINCNDTVNVSLDETCNGLVTPAMILEGTGFDFRDYDVVIRDINTDAPIASSPYVNSSHLGRYYKVSVTHRCSGNYCWGLIKVEDKLKPRITCRSIEVDCGESILPSNPNVGFPKPVGAPNPTPVPGQPRTYTSSSSFYDNCGPTRFTYNDRTVQVVCPPPAPYIDTIFRTWHAVDNYGNDTTCVDTILMRAGSLSNITCPPNYDGLPGGLPALTCTDSITPTFTGFPGGVNCRNINYSYNDIRLGACAGSFKILREWFIVDWCTGEDTTCIQVIKVVDDQAPLVGCPAPNYDTIYTLPHACYGNFETGLPVILRNECSYPLVYELLVKRGVLDTSIAPSSLEATTEGVFRRMNGATLLGFRVENLPVGLSWLVYRVTDACGNVGECIKEVVVVETSRPTAVCHFETIVTLTDDGWAKIDAIAFDDGSHDNCEMGGFKVMRMDSSICGGKGNTSFDDYIEFCCDDVSLTVPVIVRLLVIDRAGNTNECMVRVFVHDKKPPVVTCLPNITVSCQFDYSDLTKFGVYRTKEEDRKNIILNDPNNNTVAQPHFWGRDGLISEDCTLFIDTSEVTFPQQCGLATIQRTFVFRDKANNSVSCTQFITVRNFSPFNLANVVFPADTSLSGCLDHVDTSATGSPKWPAGSSCSSVIATYEDEVFNQVENVCFKILRKWTVIDWCSFNPTTRAGSISRTQVIKVINKDKPDFTSSCDNRSFDVISADCNGNITLTASAIDICGNSTGLVWSYKIDIGNNGSVDINGNSNDASGVYPVGSHRITWTVEDRCGNFETCSYIFTLIDRKQPTPVCRSGIITVIMPTSGSVTIWANDLNIASNDNCTPANQLLYSFSSNTNNNSRTFTCAQIPDGVSEEFSFRIYVTDLAGNQDYCETKVIIQDGLGNACPDNLGGGGTTATAIVAGLISTDQNSTLEEAMVAINGATPSLPKYHITQKDGKYVFAALPVKENYTLSAVKDDDVLNGVTTADIVAIQKHILGIQSLESPYKYIAADVNNSRSITARDITDLRKLILGVTEKFPIGKSWVFVNADQKFNDPTSPWPYEDAMVLNQLDNHQMDKNFIAVKLGDINNSALTNQLSKLSSRNQNVATLEISDVDFEMENIINIPIFMNGIETISGLQAELRFDPSVLEFVDLRAGSMKADNGHINPFLLENGVIRFSIDQVSGVGTDRPLFELVFNTKKNGQVKENIYMSRSSFVGEAYSSNGETYTLNLGFRSHEEDQNTEKGFVLYQNRPNPFSTVTDISFYLPKEGEANLKICDVNGRILKQLTRKFSAGMHTVQISNKDIEQSGILYYILESSEHRAVKKMILIK, encoded by the coding sequence ATGAAGAATCTTCTGCCGGTGATGCTCTGGATGGGCCCGGTATTTGGGGTGGATTTAGGAGCTCAGACATGTGCGACCTTAAGCCTTCCTCCAGTAGCGAATGTGTGCCAGTCAAGTACCGTGCAATCTTATGTTATTAATAACTTTGATGCAGCCAACACTTACACATTCAATTTAATCTCCGGTAGTGCGGTGATTAATTATGTGGCTCCTCAGCCGTTTGTCAACATTATTTGGAATACTCCGGGTGACGTTGTCTTTGAAATGGTAGAGCTGGACCTTTCAATTCCAATAGGCCCATGCGATCGGGACACTTTTCGAATCAATGTAGGAGCCACCAATGCACCTCAAATCAATTGCAATGACACAGTCAATGTGTCTTTGGATGAGACATGCAATGGTTTGGTAACTCCTGCGATGATTTTGGAAGGTACTGGATTTGATTTTAGGGATTATGATGTTGTGATTCGGGACATTAATACCGATGCGCCGATAGCGTCAAGCCCCTATGTCAATTCATCGCATTTGGGTAGATACTATAAGGTGTCGGTTACCCACCGTTGCAGTGGAAATTATTGCTGGGGATTGATTAAGGTAGAAGATAAATTAAAGCCCAGAATTACATGTCGCAGCATTGAGGTAGATTGTGGTGAAAGTATCTTGCCATCCAATCCCAATGTGGGATTTCCAAAACCTGTCGGAGCGCCAAACCCAACGCCGGTACCAGGTCAACCCAGGACTTATACAAGCAGTAGTTCTTTTTATGACAATTGCGGTCCAACCCGATTTACTTACAATGACCGGACAGTCCAAGTGGTTTGTCCTCCTCCGGCTCCATACATAGACACCATTTTTAGAACATGGCATGCAGTGGACAATTATGGCAACGACACTACATGTGTTGATACCATTCTAATGAGGGCCGGATCCTTGAGCAACATTACCTGTCCTCCCAATTATGACGGACTTCCGGGTGGATTACCTGCCTTAACTTGTACAGACTCCATTACACCTACATTTACAGGTTTTCCCGGTGGGGTGAATTGTAGAAATATCAATTATTCCTACAACGACATCCGATTGGGCGCTTGTGCTGGATCTTTCAAAATATTGAGAGAGTGGTTTATTGTGGATTGGTGTACTGGTGAGGACACTACCTGTATTCAGGTGATCAAAGTCGTTGACGATCAAGCTCCGCTTGTGGGATGTCCTGCTCCAAACTATGATACCATTTACACCTTGCCCCATGCATGTTACGGAAATTTTGAAACAGGTTTACCCGTGATTTTGAGGAATGAGTGTTCATATCCATTGGTTTATGAGTTGCTCGTAAAAAGAGGAGTTTTGGATACATCGATCGCGCCTAGTTCATTGGAGGCCACCACCGAAGGTGTGTTCCGAAGAATGAATGGTGCAACCCTATTGGGTTTTCGAGTAGAAAATCTTCCAGTCGGATTAAGCTGGTTGGTATATAGAGTGACCGATGCGTGTGGCAACGTCGGCGAATGCATCAAGGAAGTGGTCGTGGTCGAGACGTCCAGGCCAACAGCGGTTTGTCATTTTGAGACCATTGTGACCTTAACAGATGATGGTTGGGCCAAAATTGATGCAATTGCATTCGACGATGGGTCTCATGACAATTGTGAAATGGGTGGCTTTAAAGTCATGCGAATGGACTCCAGCATTTGCGGTGGAAAAGGAAATACCAGTTTTGATGATTACATTGAGTTTTGTTGTGATGATGTATCACTCACAGTTCCCGTCATTGTCAGATTACTGGTAATTGACCGCGCAGGAAATACCAATGAATGTATGGTGCGTGTATTTGTCCATGACAAGAAACCACCGGTAGTAACTTGCTTACCAAATATTACAGTTAGCTGTCAGTTTGATTATTCTGATTTGACCAAGTTTGGTGTTTATCGGACCAAAGAAGAAGACAGAAAAAATATCATACTCAATGATCCGAACAACAACACAGTTGCTCAACCTCACTTTTGGGGAAGAGATGGATTAATTTCTGAAGATTGTACCTTGTTCATCGATACATCCGAAGTTACTTTTCCTCAACAATGCGGACTTGCAACCATTCAAAGAACCTTTGTCTTCAGGGACAAAGCCAATAATTCAGTTAGCTGTACACAGTTTATTACAGTCAGAAACTTTAGCCCTTTCAACTTAGCCAATGTTGTATTTCCGGCTGATACGAGCTTATCTGGTTGTCTCGATCACGTTGATACCAGTGCCACCGGATCTCCTAAATGGCCTGCAGGTTCGTCTTGTAGCTCCGTGATTGCGACTTATGAAGATGAAGTTTTCAATCAGGTCGAGAATGTATGTTTTAAGATTCTCAGAAAATGGACCGTCATTGACTGGTGTAGTTTTAACCCGACAACGAGAGCAGGAAGTATTTCTAGGACTCAGGTGATCAAAGTGATCAACAAAGACAAACCTGATTTTACTTCTTCTTGCGACAACCGAAGTTTTGATGTGATTTCCGCGGATTGCAATGGAAATATCACACTGACAGCAAGTGCAATCGACATTTGTGGAAATTCAACCGGACTTGTTTGGAGCTATAAAATTGATATTGGAAACAACGGCAGCGTGGACATCAACGGAAACTCCAATGATGCAAGTGGTGTATATCCAGTCGGGTCACATCGCATCACCTGGACGGTAGAAGATCGTTGTGGAAATTTCGAAACTTGCTCTTATATATTTACTTTAATTGACCGCAAACAGCCTACACCTGTGTGCAGATCGGGTATTATTACTGTGATTATGCCTACCAGTGGTAGTGTAACTATTTGGGCCAATGATTTGAATATTGCCAGCAATGACAATTGCACTCCTGCAAATCAATTATTGTATTCTTTTAGTTCCAATACGAATAATAATTCCAGAACATTCACATGTGCTCAAATCCCAGATGGTGTTTCTGAGGAATTTAGCTTCAGGATCTATGTCACAGACCTCGCAGGAAATCAGGATTATTGCGAGACCAAAGTAATTATTCAGGACGGATTGGGCAATGCTTGTCCAGACAATCTTGGTGGTGGCGGAACGACTGCCACAGCGATCGTTGCTGGATTGATATCCACGGACCAGAACAGTACATTGGAAGAAGCCATGGTGGCCATCAATGGAGCAACACCATCACTTCCAAAATATCACATCACCCAGAAAGATGGAAAGTACGTGTTTGCTGCTCTGCCGGTGAAAGAAAATTACACCTTGTCCGCGGTTAAAGACGATGATGTATTAAATGGTGTCACCACAGCAGACATTGTAGCGATTCAGAAACATATTTTAGGGATACAGTCTTTGGAAAGTCCTTACAAATATATAGCTGCCGATGTCAATAACTCCAGAAGCATCACGGCAAGAGACATCACTGATTTGAGAAAATTAATCCTTGGTGTGACGGAAAAATTCCCGATTGGAAAATCATGGGTGTTTGTCAATGCGGATCAAAAATTCAATGATCCGACCAGTCCATGGCCTTATGAAGATGCAATGGTATTGAACCAATTGGACAATCATCAAATGGATAAAAATTTTATCGCGGTAAAATTGGGTGACATCAATAATTCTGCGTTGACCAACCAGTTGTCCAAGCTGAGCTCAAGAAATCAAAATGTAGCCACGCTTGAAATTTCGGATGTTGATTTCGAAATGGAGAATATCATCAACATTCCAATCTTCATGAATGGAATTGAGACCATCTCAGGATTGCAGGCAGAGCTTCGTTTTGATCCATCCGTGCTTGAATTTGTGGATCTCCGCGCGGGAAGCATGAAAGCGGATAACGGTCATATCAACCCATTCCTATTAGAGAATGGAGTGATCAGATTTAGTATCGACCAGGTGTCAGGTGTAGGCACCGATCGACCTTTGTTTGAGCTGGTTTTCAATACCAAAAAGAATGGCCAGGTTAAAGAGAACATTTACATGAGTAGAAGCAGTTTTGTTGGAGAAGCCTATTCTTCCAACGGCGAAACTTATACACTGAATTTGGGCTTCAGATCTCACGAAGAAGACCAAAATACTGAAAAGGGATTTGTGTTATATCAGAACAGACCCAATCCATTCAGCACAGTTACAGATATTTCATTTTACCTTCCAAAAGAAGGAGAAGCAAATCTTAAAATCTGTGATGTCAATGGAAGAATACTAAAACAGCTGACAAGAAAATTTAGTGCAGGAATGCACACTGTGCAAATCAGTAATAAGGATATTGAACAATCCGGAATTCTATACTACATTCTTGAATCGAGTGAGCATAGAGCGGTAAAAAAGATGATCCTCATAAAATAA
- a CDS encoding acetyl-CoA carboxylase carboxyltransferase subunit beta produces the protein MGWFTRLKEGISTKTKNKKEAPDGLWFKCPECNTTSTNMKLKENLYKCPSCNYHTRISSDQYFDILFEGKYETLFDELQSYDFLEFTDLQPYSKRLEEAKKNSNKNDSITVAIGRINKKPLVVAAMDFSFIGGSMGSVMGEKISRAIDVAIEDRAALMVISKSGGARMMESAFSLMQMAKTSAKLTLLAKHRLPYFSFLTDPTTGGVTASFAMLGDINFSEPKALIGFAGPRVVRETIKRDLPEGFQRSEFLLENGFLDFIVDRKDLRERISDLLEAFELDAE, from the coding sequence ATGGGATGGTTTACCCGCCTGAAAGAAGGGATATCAACAAAAACGAAAAACAAGAAAGAAGCCCCGGACGGCCTGTGGTTTAAATGTCCGGAATGCAACACAACTTCCACCAATATGAAGTTGAAGGAGAATTTGTACAAATGTCCTTCGTGCAACTACCATACCCGCATAAGTTCAGATCAGTATTTTGATATTTTGTTTGAGGGTAAATACGAAACCCTCTTTGATGAACTCCAATCGTATGACTTTCTGGAGTTTACAGATTTGCAACCCTATTCCAAGCGTTTGGAAGAAGCGAAAAAAAATTCAAATAAAAATGATTCGATTACTGTGGCCATTGGTCGTATCAACAAAAAGCCATTGGTGGTAGCTGCAATGGATTTTAGTTTTATTGGAGGATCGATGGGGAGCGTGATGGGAGAGAAGATTAGCAGGGCAATCGATGTGGCAATAGAGGATAGAGCAGCACTGATGGTAATATCCAAATCCGGTGGGGCAAGAATGATGGAGTCAGCATTTTCACTGATGCAGATGGCTAAGACTTCTGCCAAACTTACGCTCTTGGCCAAACACCGTTTGCCTTATTTTTCCTTTTTAACAGACCCAACCACAGGAGGTGTTACCGCCTCCTTTGCCATGTTGGGCGATATTAATTTTTCCGAACCCAAAGCTCTCATTGGATTTGCAGGTCCCAGAGTGGTTAGGGAGACCATCAAAAGGGATTTGCCCGAAGGCTTTCAGCGATCCGAATTCCTATTGGAAAATGGATTTCTTGATTTTATCGTCGATCGCAAGGACCTGAGAGAAAGGATATCGGATCTTTTGGAAGCGTTTGAACTCGACGCAGAGTAA
- a CDS encoding 4-hydroxy-tetrahydrodipicolinate reductase, which produces MNICLIGYGKMGQAIEKVLNDKGHSITGIIHKSNVDELAHFLTLSDVAIEFTGPLSAFENIKACFKAGVPVVSGSTGWLDQWEEMTKFQIQYNGTLMWASNFSIGVNLFFEMNRMLAKLSKTLPLYKYIVEEVHHTAKVDKPSGTALTLVSDILQDHKEYNGWILDPQEEQNQFIPVNTKREGNVVGYHQVKLIGPNDQILLSHEAFNRSEFASGAVIGAEWIKDKIGIYSMGDLLQFTMQG; this is translated from the coding sequence ATGAATATTTGTCTAATTGGTTATGGCAAAATGGGGCAGGCCATAGAGAAGGTTTTAAACGATAAAGGACATTCTATCACAGGAATCATCCATAAATCCAATGTCGACGAATTAGCTCATTTTCTAACATTGAGTGATGTCGCCATCGAATTTACAGGACCACTTTCTGCCTTTGAGAATATCAAGGCTTGTTTCAAAGCGGGTGTGCCGGTGGTAAGTGGAAGTACGGGCTGGCTTGACCAATGGGAAGAAATGACAAAATTTCAAATCCAATACAACGGAACACTCATGTGGGCTTCTAATTTCAGCATCGGAGTCAATCTATTTTTTGAAATGAACAGAATGCTGGCAAAACTTTCCAAAACGCTTCCCCTTTATAAATACATCGTCGAAGAGGTGCATCATACGGCCAAAGTGGATAAACCTTCCGGCACGGCTCTTACCCTTGTCTCGGATATCCTGCAAGATCACAAGGAATACAACGGTTGGATCCTTGACCCACAAGAAGAACAAAATCAATTCATACCCGTAAATACAAAACGAGAGGGAAATGTGGTGGGTTACCATCAGGTAAAATTGATCGGGCCAAATGATCAGATTTTGTTGAGCCATGAAGCATTCAATCGTTCTGAATTTGCCAGCGGAGCGGTGATTGGTGCAGAATGGATAAAAGATAAAATCGGTATATATTCCATGGGCGACTTACTTCAATTTACCATGCAGGGCTGA